The DNA sequence TCTTTGGCTACTACCATTGATGTACTGCCTCTACCCACCATCATATATCAACCTGAAAATAATAAAATACAGCTGTGCAACCAAAGTGCCTCCGAGCTGCTTGACGATGGTCTGAGCGACTATTTTGAGCAGGAGTTACCTGTATTATTTACAAAAATTAACCAGAATAGTCAATTATCAGAAGGTACACATACCGTTAATTTTAATCGTAAACCACCATTTACGCATATATATATTAAGTATAAGTGTATTTCTGACCATCTGTTTTGCTTACAGTTCACCCCCATTACATCACAATCCTGTGTGCAGGAGGAGAAGCAACTACTGGAAAGCAACATAAAAAGCATTATTGAAAGTACGCAGGATATCATTTTTTCTTTAGATAATAACTTTTGTTATACTGAATTTAACAGAAATCATTATCTGACAATGAAGAAAATTTATGGTAAGGATATCGAAATTGGAGAAAATATCCTTAGCTATATGCGGGTGAATGGCGACCATATTAAGGCTCAAACAGACATTCAAAGATCGTTGGATGGTGAACAGTATAGTGTGGTTCAGGTCTATGGCGACCAAAAATATGAAAGAACCTATTTTGAAGCGAGTTACAACCCGATTTACAACAATGGTGAAATTGTCGGTTGCTCTGTTTTTGTCAAAGACATTTCCGACAATATCCACACCCAGGAAAAACTTCAGGAACTGAACGATAGCCTTTCCAAGCA is a window from the Persicobacter psychrovividus genome containing:
- a CDS encoding response regulator, with the protein product MKEEFLIESLATTIDVLPLPTIIYQPENNKIQLCNQSASELLDDGLSDYFEQELPVLFTKINQNSQLSEGTHTVNFNRKPPFTHIYIKYKCISDHLFCLQFTPITSQSCVQEEKQLLESNIKSIIESTQDIIFSLDNNFCYTEFNRNHYLTMKKIYGKDIEIGENILSYMRVNGDHIKAQTDIQRSLDGEQYSVVQVYGDQKYERTYFEASYNPIYNNGEIVGCSVFVKDISDNIHTQEKLQELNDSLSKQNEQLRKYQFINSHQVRAKLSSIIGLVQIMLEDQPEDENVNLLFQSAQGLDDHIHELNDLLNKERKPFQFKDLHMNALTNIWMIDDDALHHKISTKMVELYNPELSITSFFSAKEALKQLHDRAELPDLIVLDLNMPGMNGWEFLVHYEQLAFAIPIHILTSSIDFEDKIRSTNFACVKGFTSKPLNMDNLQEILAINAEESLTNIIP